The following proteins come from a genomic window of Vallitaleaceae bacterium 9-2:
- a CDS encoding PTS ascorbate transporter subunit IIC: MMNVLQFLMTEVLSQPAVLIGLFALVGLLAQKKSAADVVSGSIKATIGFLILGAGAGTLVGALNHFSVIFTEAFSITGVIPNNEAIVSLAQEVVGAETAMIMVFGMLMNILLARFTPFKYIFLTGHHTMFMAAMLSAILVGGGVKGVPLVIIGSVVLGIVMVIFPAMAQPFMKEITGSDDVALGHFGTTGYVAAALTGKLVGNKEHSTENMKFPKGLMFLRDTTIATGLTMLILFLITVLFAGSEFVESQVSGGQNFIMFAIMQSLVFAAGVYIVLAGVRMIISEIVPAFKGIADKIVPNAKPALDCPVVFPFAPVAVIVGFIASFAAGIVGMFLLSLVGATVIIPGVIPHFFTGATAGVFGNSTGGRRGAVIGAFVNGLIITILPILLLPVLGALGYANTTFGDSDFGIIGIIIGNIVKLFM; the protein is encoded by the coding sequence ATGATGAACGTATTACAATTTTTAATGACAGAGGTACTTAGTCAACCAGCAGTTCTTATTGGACTATTTGCACTAGTTGGATTGTTGGCTCAGAAAAAATCAGCTGCAGACGTTGTGTCTGGATCCATTAAAGCAACAATTGGCTTTTTGATTCTGGGTGCAGGTGCCGGAACCTTAGTTGGAGCGCTAAATCATTTTAGTGTGATTTTTACGGAAGCTTTTAGTATTACAGGAGTTATTCCAAACAATGAGGCGATTGTTTCATTAGCTCAAGAAGTTGTTGGTGCGGAGACCGCAATGATTATGGTTTTTGGTATGTTAATGAATATCTTGCTTGCCAGATTTACCCCGTTTAAGTATATTTTCTTGACAGGGCACCATACAATGTTTATGGCGGCAATGCTATCAGCAATTCTAGTTGGTGGAGGTGTAAAAGGTGTACCTCTTGTCATTATCGGTTCGGTGGTATTGGGAATAGTTATGGTAATCTTCCCTGCAATGGCACAACCTTTTATGAAAGAGATTACAGGATCTGATGATGTTGCGCTTGGACACTTTGGTACCACAGGTTATGTTGCAGCAGCCCTTACAGGAAAACTTGTCGGTAACAAAGAACATTCAACAGAAAACATGAAATTCCCTAAAGGATTGATGTTCTTAAGAGATACTACGATTGCTACTGGATTAACAATGCTTATATTATTTTTGATAACCGTATTATTTGCTGGTTCTGAATTTGTAGAAAGTCAAGTCAGTGGCGGACAGAATTTTATTATGTTTGCAATTATGCAAAGTTTGGTTTTTGCAGCAGGTGTTTATATTGTTCTTGCAGGTGTTCGTATGATTATTAGTGAAATCGTGCCTGCGTTTAAAGGAATTGCAGATAAAATTGTACCCAATGCTAAACCAGCGCTAGATTGTCCAGTGGTTTTCCCATTTGCTCCTGTAGCAGTTATTGTTGGATTTATTGCTAGTTTTGCAGCAGGAATTGTAGGAATGTTTCTTTTGTCACTCGTGGGTGCCACAGTAATTATTCCAGGGGTTATTCCTCACTTTTTTACCGGAGCAACAGCAGGTGTTTTTGGAAACTCTACCGGTGGTAGACGCGGTGCAGTCATAGGAGCATTTGTTAATGGGCTTATTATTACCATCCTACCGATATTGCTCTTACCTGTTCTTGGCGCATTGGGATATGCGAATACAACCTTTGGAGACTCTGATTTTGGGATTATCGGTATCATTATAGGTAATATTGTTAAACTATTTATGTAG
- a CDS encoding PTS sugar transporter subunit IIA, which translates to MLLNEMLTKSHIQVNVEAKDWEKAIDLGGDILLQENLIEQSYIEAVKRTKNELGPYIVIAPGIALSHARPENGVNHTSMSLIRLKEPVAFGHEDNDPVSLVFTLATTDSQSHLNALQQLMSVMTNKEDLSVLFTTNDVDEIVDIINKHS; encoded by the coding sequence ATGTTATTAAATGAAATGCTTACAAAAAGTCATATACAGGTCAATGTCGAAGCAAAAGATTGGGAAAAGGCAATTGACCTTGGTGGCGATATTTTACTTCAAGAAAATCTGATTGAACAATCCTATATTGAAGCAGTCAAAAGAACAAAAAATGAACTGGGTCCATATATTGTCATTGCACCTGGAATTGCACTTTCTCATGCAAGACCTGAAAATGGAGTGAACCACACATCGATGAGCTTGATTCGCCTTAAAGAACCGGTTGCTTTTGGTCATGAAGACAATGACCCTGTTTCTCTAGTTTTTACATTAGCAACGACAGATAGCCAAAGTCATCTTAACGCACTTCAACAATTGATGAGTGTTATGACCAATAAAGAAGACCTAAGTGTTTTATTTACAACAAATGATGTTGATGAAATTGTGGATATAATTAACAAGCATTCATAA
- a CDS encoding HAMP domain-containing sensor histidine kinase — protein MATKSKNTMSKWQFKFIAHIIILLAGTGFLWSGYQIGTAWEYLTQESYYDTWEFESNYTRLVHNILEKELELIDEAHIEKTVEDEKEKIEKLSRLRQINRNLDKAKSFRFLLINTQTMETKSNFSNAKESMFNNYETAIQWNPEQIAFPGKSLLEATSFGRDIEWGYSYTSEGIFSMLKTGPYRLLTGFDENIQDPFFTIPYKNYQQAKEMEKIYYSILIASLVLGVGEVVYLGMHTGKGPNRNNIKLCWLDRVFYEFQILFLLLTSLVPMGITSSIYNPEENTVLLVLLCISMNIWVLLAIHILLSVIRNIRNHRFVYNILCIRIGMEIVNLFKNMIKSYKPWLIIAFFGVCLINMIFVLIVPSGPFSIFAVFVLFNLLVLKVLVKYLRGLQSLMDAARARARGSLEYPLNIEELPEAFRDFGADLNAMQSGLKSALDEAMRGERMKTELITNVTHDLKNPLTSIINYVDLLKKEEMASEEAKKYIAVLEDKSIRLKDLISHVVEASKASSGNIEITKETIDVRQLMQQILAEYEDEFHASNLEVITQIDKEPITIETDSKIMYRIIENLVTNIYKYSMNGSRVYINLGHDQERVIIEMKNISKEPLNIDSASLMERFVRGDTSRNTEGSGLGLSIAGSLAKALGLKLEIEIDGDLFKTSLTT, from the coding sequence TTGGCTACAAAATCGAAAAATACAATGAGTAAATGGCAATTTAAATTTATTGCACACATAATAATCCTTCTTGCCGGTACGGGATTCTTATGGTCAGGATATCAAATCGGTACGGCGTGGGAATATTTGACACAAGAAAGCTATTATGACACATGGGAGTTTGAAAGCAATTATACACGATTAGTGCATAATATATTAGAAAAAGAATTGGAATTAATTGATGAAGCGCACATAGAAAAAACAGTTGAAGATGAAAAGGAAAAAATAGAAAAACTTAGTCGGTTACGACAAATCAACCGTAATCTAGATAAGGCAAAAAGTTTTCGCTTTTTATTGATTAATACCCAAACAATGGAAACTAAGAGCAATTTTTCTAATGCAAAAGAGAGCATGTTTAATAATTATGAGACGGCAATTCAATGGAATCCAGAACAGATTGCCTTTCCAGGAAAAAGTCTCTTAGAAGCAACCTCTTTTGGCAGAGATATTGAATGGGGATATTCATATACCAGTGAAGGGATTTTTTCAATGCTTAAGACGGGACCATACCGTCTGCTAACTGGATTTGATGAGAATATTCAAGATCCGTTTTTTACGATACCCTATAAAAATTATCAGCAGGCAAAAGAAATGGAAAAAATCTATTATTCCATATTGATTGCTTCCTTGGTATTAGGCGTAGGAGAGGTTGTTTACCTGGGGATGCATACGGGAAAAGGACCAAATAGAAATAATATAAAGCTTTGTTGGCTTGATCGGGTCTTTTATGAGTTTCAAATCTTGTTTTTACTCTTAACATCCCTTGTGCCTATGGGAATAACCTCTTCAATATATAATCCGGAGGAAAATACTGTTCTGTTGGTTCTTCTATGTATCAGTATGAATATCTGGGTACTACTGGCCATACATATATTGCTATCGGTTATACGTAATATTAGAAATCATCGGTTTGTATATAACATATTATGTATTCGCATAGGTATGGAGATTGTTAATCTGTTTAAAAACATGATTAAAAGTTATAAGCCATGGTTGATTATTGCTTTTTTTGGTGTTTGCTTGATTAATATGATTTTTGTACTTATTGTTCCTTCGGGACCCTTTTCAATTTTCGCTGTATTTGTTTTGTTTAACTTATTGGTTCTAAAAGTATTAGTGAAGTATTTGCGAGGACTACAAAGTCTTATGGATGCTGCTCGAGCAAGAGCAAGAGGAAGCCTTGAATATCCACTTAATATTGAAGAACTGCCGGAAGCTTTTCGTGACTTTGGTGCAGACTTAAATGCCATGCAGTCAGGGCTAAAGTCTGCCTTGGACGAAGCAATGCGAGGAGAACGAATGAAGACGGAATTGATTACAAATGTTACTCATGATTTAAAAAACCCTTTAACATCTATTATCAATTATGTGGACTTATTAAAAAAAGAAGAGATGGCGAGTGAAGAAGCAAAAAAATATATCGCAGTGTTAGAGGATAAGTCAATACGGTTAAAGGATCTGATAAGTCATGTGGTGGAGGCATCAAAAGCAAGCAGTGGCAATATTGAAATCACAAAAGAAACTATTGATGTGCGCCAATTGATGCAACAGATTTTAGCTGAGTATGAAGATGAGTTTCATGCATCCAACTTGGAAGTGATTACACAAATAGATAAAGAACCAATTACTATTGAGACCGATAGTAAAATTATGTATCGTATCATTGAGAATCTGGTGACGAATATATATAAATATAGTATGAACGGTTCAAGGGTTTATATTAATTTAGGTCATGACCAAGAACGCGTTATTATTGAGATGAAGAACATATCAAAAGAGCCTCTAAATATTGATTCAGCTTCGTTGATGGAGAGATTTGTACGAGGAGATACTTCAAGAAATACAGAAGGAAGCGGCTTAGGCCTTTCAATTGCTGGAAGCTTGGCAAAAGCACTAGGATTAAAATTAGAAATTGAAATTGACGGAGATTTATTTAAAACAAGCCTTACAACTTAG
- the truA gene encoding tRNA pseudouridine(38-40) synthase TruA yields the protein MNIKMRIAYDGTRYSGWQRNKNASKTIQHKLDETLSKYFEEKVQVIGAGRTDKGVHAKGMVANFHLQDKKINLQKCRQELNVFLPEDIAIVYMEEVFEQFHSRFNAVKKTYSYTFYKAYKGVKPIFGRQYMTALHERLNMEKVRQAIELIQGTHDFAGFSSDKTKKSTVRTIESIKIIDEEDYTKFIFTGDGFLYHMIRILMGTLIEVGRDTRELSSIVQVFENKERAEAGFLVEPSGLALEEVFY from the coding sequence ATGAATATAAAAATGCGTATAGCCTATGATGGAACAAGATACAGCGGCTGGCAACGGAACAAAAATGCATCAAAAACAATTCAGCATAAGTTAGATGAAACTTTAAGCAAATACTTTGAAGAAAAAGTACAAGTAATTGGTGCCGGAAGAACGGACAAAGGTGTTCATGCAAAAGGAATGGTTGCTAACTTTCATCTTCAAGACAAGAAGATAAATTTGCAAAAATGTAGGCAAGAACTTAATGTTTTTTTACCGGAAGATATTGCAATTGTATATATGGAAGAAGTTTTTGAGCAGTTTCATAGCCGATTTAATGCGGTAAAAAAAACATATTCGTATACATTTTACAAAGCGTATAAAGGTGTGAAGCCTATTTTTGGGCGCCAATATATGACAGCACTTCATGAGCGGTTAAATATGGAAAAAGTACGTCAGGCAATTGAGCTAATACAAGGAACACATGACTTTGCCGGATTTTCTTCGGACAAAACGAAAAAATCGACTGTACGAACAATTGAATCCATTAAAATTATTGACGAGGAAGACTATACAAAATTTATATTTACTGGGGATGGTTTTTTATATCACATGATTCGTATATTGATGGGAACCCTTATTGAAGTTGGTAGAGATACCCGCGAACTTTCATCTATAGTGCAAGTTTTTGAAAATAAAGAACGTGCAGAAGCAGGATTTTTAGTAGAACCGAGTGGATTAGCCTTAGAGGAAGTGTTTTACTAA
- a CDS encoding LacI family DNA-binding transcriptional regulator — protein sequence MKMTMKDIARLANVSQPTVSRVINGNPNVDKTLAKRVMKVIEESNFTVNKAAQTLKSSQSFLVGVCVTDLANPYFMEVIQAMEQEAREDGYNIIIHNSMHNPIKEWENVQNFLSRQVDGILLVPFGDYNIEKLKKLNVPIVITTQIKDAFDSVSVCHREGVKLVADHLVSQGHQKMGYVGPLHDEKLRFFKEALYNNGIPFDDKRIIPLTAGQESAFDIHQNIEHYLNTHKHLDMSAVFCYNDVTALEFIRLINKKGIHVPNDIAVIGFDDSLISKIFEISSIHQPIEEMTKTAFKLLLARIKDPSIEQTSIELPPKLIVRKSSIQKL from the coding sequence ATGAAAATGACAATGAAAGATATAGCCCGCTTGGCAAATGTATCTCAACCTACCGTATCCCGGGTGATAAATGGCAATCCTAATGTAGATAAAACGTTAGCTAAACGTGTTATGAAAGTGATTGAAGAATCTAATTTTACTGTAAACAAGGCTGCACAAACCCTAAAAAGCAGCCAATCATTCCTCGTCGGCGTGTGTGTGACCGATCTTGCAAACCCCTACTTTATGGAAGTGATTCAGGCTATGGAGCAAGAAGCTAGGGAAGATGGCTATAATATCATTATTCACAACAGTATGCATAACCCCATCAAAGAGTGGGAAAACGTGCAAAATTTTTTATCCAGGCAAGTGGATGGTATATTGCTCGTCCCTTTTGGTGATTATAATATAGAAAAACTTAAAAAGCTCAATGTCCCCATCGTTATTACCACACAAATCAAAGACGCATTTGACAGTGTATCCGTATGTCATCGTGAAGGCGTTAAACTCGTTGCCGATCACCTTGTTTCACAAGGTCATCAAAAAATGGGCTATGTAGGCCCCCTTCATGATGAAAAACTCCGTTTTTTCAAAGAAGCACTCTACAACAACGGTATTCCATTTGATGACAAACGAATTATACCTTTAACTGCAGGTCAAGAGTCTGCTTTTGATATTCATCAAAATATTGAACATTATCTGAATACACATAAGCATTTGGATATGTCTGCTGTATTTTGTTACAACGATGTCACGGCGCTTGAATTTATTCGACTTATCAATAAAAAAGGGATACATGTTCCTAATGACATCGCTGTGATTGGCTTTGATGATTCGCTTATCTCAAAAATTTTTGAAATATCAAGTATTCATCAGCCCATTGAAGAAATGACAAAGACGGCTTTTAAGCTTCTCCTTGCACGTATAAAAGACCCGTCCATTGAACAAACATCTATCGAGTTGCCTCCAAAGCTTATTGTTCGAAAAAGTTCCATACAAAAACTCTAG
- a CDS encoding HPr family phosphocarrier protein — protein sequence MIAKEFIIKNKHGLHARPAALFSHEAAKFGAKVTVKRMDSTLRVDAKNVVSVLMLSVRSGMKIEVEADGDDESEAIDALSRLIACDFDEA from the coding sequence ATGATTGCAAAAGAATTTATCATAAAAAACAAGCATGGATTACATGCTCGTCCAGCAGCACTATTTAGCCATGAGGCGGCAAAATTCGGTGCGAAAGTTACGGTAAAACGTATGGATAGTACGCTGAGGGTGGATGCAAAAAATGTTGTCTCGGTCCTTATGCTTAGCGTTCGTTCAGGGATGAAGATAGAGGTCGAAGCAGATGGAGACGATGAATCTGAGGCGATTGATGCCTTAAGTAGATTAATAGCATGTGATTTTGATGAAGCGTAG
- a CDS encoding BglG family transcription antiterminator — protein sequence MSLSKRCKSILIQFVTSADPKSIETLTSHYKVSERTIRYDIKDIEYWLKQHQLGSISTVYGKGFLLSSSKSQKKILLDQLQEYKPMENYYSSEERQKILLLELLNSEEPIKSEYLQNKVKVSRGTILKELKFVEQWLDKYKLTLIKKPNYGIKIEGNESSKRNALIGLARDYMSTEQILGVIKSIESNTKRPNPSYNYLYRDMLMSTVDLELLEKSLYQLQDLLGVQLGDNSFASLFTHLAIAIQRIQMGKNIFFPPEDLILLEKTDAFKTCEVFAQILNDTFNVTIPKPEIGYITLHILAAQLHKKSIADIKNASPSLTRANLLINATNLLLNDEQINFMEMAVDITNSIKTQLGIEFENEDQMLLDLCIHLKPAIHRCKYKMFLTNPLLDDIKKNYYRLFLIVKEALLLLHFKYPIEMDDHEISYITLHFAAEIEKGKVLFSKKLNVLLVCASGLGTAKMLHNRILTNFSDLNIIDSISYLDYFKQSSLSVDLVISTIPLKQSQHPCIVVNPLLKKEDIERIETFIFEHHAPTTHSPVKDTSLSIASKAETSLAQLLTPEHIRLDVSASSWQEALHLGADILLENDYITPEYTKQIIENIHKLGPYIVIAPGIAFSHASYKVGVKKLGMSLIRLQEAVEFGHEKNDPVKLIFTLAPSDKTSHYDALTTLMNILLDPRELNILFNSKNMDEILKIL from the coding sequence ATGTCATTAAGCAAACGTTGCAAAAGTATACTGATACAATTTGTCACCTCTGCTGATCCCAAATCAATTGAAACCCTAACTTCACATTACAAAGTCTCTGAACGAACAATTCGCTATGATATCAAGGATATAGAATATTGGTTAAAACAGCATCAATTGGGTTCCATAAGCACTGTATATGGGAAGGGTTTTTTGCTTTCTAGTTCCAAATCACAGAAAAAAATATTACTCGACCAGCTTCAAGAATATAAACCAATGGAAAACTATTATTCCAGCGAAGAACGCCAAAAAATACTACTTCTTGAATTGCTTAATTCTGAAGAACCGATAAAATCTGAATATCTACAAAACAAAGTCAAAGTTAGCCGTGGAACTATCTTAAAGGAATTAAAATTTGTCGAACAGTGGCTTGATAAATATAAACTCACTTTAATCAAAAAGCCAAATTATGGAATTAAAATCGAGGGAAATGAGTCATCAAAAAGAAATGCATTAATCGGACTTGCTAGAGATTATATGTCCACCGAACAAATACTTGGTGTCATCAAGTCTATAGAATCTAACACGAAACGACCGAATCCCTCCTATAACTATTTGTATCGCGATATGCTAATGTCCACAGTCGATTTAGAACTCCTCGAAAAATCTCTATACCAATTACAAGATTTACTCGGTGTTCAATTAGGTGACAACTCATTTGCAAGCCTTTTTACTCATCTTGCTATCGCTATACAGCGCATACAAATGGGAAAAAACATCTTCTTTCCACCAGAAGATTTAATTCTTTTAGAAAAAACAGATGCGTTTAAAACCTGTGAAGTTTTTGCCCAAATATTAAACGATACTTTTAATGTCACTATCCCAAAGCCTGAAATAGGCTATATTACACTGCATATCCTCGCAGCCCAGCTCCATAAAAAAAGTATCGCAGATATTAAAAATGCCTCACCTTCACTTACGCGTGCCAATCTTCTTATAAATGCCACGAATTTATTACTTAATGATGAACAGATTAATTTTATGGAAATGGCTGTGGATATCACGAATTCTATTAAGACTCAACTAGGCATCGAATTTGAAAATGAAGATCAGATGCTTCTTGACTTGTGTATTCATCTTAAGCCCGCCATACATCGGTGTAAGTACAAAATGTTTTTAACCAATCCATTGTTAGATGATATTAAAAAAAATTACTATCGTCTATTTCTTATTGTTAAAGAAGCCTTGTTGCTTTTACACTTTAAATACCCTATTGAAATGGATGATCACGAGATTTCTTATATTACTTTACATTTTGCCGCTGAGATTGAAAAAGGAAAGGTCCTTTTTTCAAAAAAACTCAATGTGTTATTGGTCTGTGCCAGCGGATTAGGTACTGCCAAAATGCTTCATAATCGAATTCTCACCAATTTTAGCGATTTAAATATTATTGATTCTATCTCCTACCTTGACTATTTTAAGCAATCCTCTTTGTCGGTGGATTTGGTTATAAGTACCATTCCCCTTAAACAGTCCCAACACCCATGTATTGTCGTCAATCCTTTATTAAAAAAAGAGGATATTGAGCGTATTGAAACCTTTATCTTTGAGCATCATGCACCTACAACCCATTCACCGGTTAAGGATACCTCTTTATCTATAGCCTCTAAAGCCGAGACTAGTCTAGCACAGCTATTGACGCCGGAACATATTCGTCTTGATGTTAGTGCCTCTTCTTGGCAAGAAGCCTTACATTTAGGTGCTGATATTTTACTCGAAAACGATTACATTACACCGGAGTATACAAAACAGATCATCGAAAACATTCATAAGCTTGGTCCATATATCGTCATTGCACCGGGAATAGCTTTTTCACATGCATCCTATAAAGTCGGGGTCAAAAAGCTGGGTATGAGTCTAATTCGCTTACAAGAAGCCGTTGAATTTGGTCACGAGAAAAACGACCCTGTAAAACTGATTTTTACACTTGCCCCTTCCGATAAAACAAGTCACTATGATGCACTGACAACATTGATGAATATACTCTTAGACCCTCGTGAACTTAATATTCTCTTCAATTCAAAAAACATGGATGAAATCCTTAAAATACTGTGA
- a CDS encoding PTS sugar transporter subunit IIB codes for MLKILVVCGNGLGSSFLMEMNIKKVLKEIGAEVEVEHCDLTSAKGYKADIIVGTKDITGQLNGYAKELVELNNILDMEDMKKKIVEALANFEG; via the coding sequence ATGTTAAAAATTCTTGTGGTGTGTGGTAATGGATTAGGTAGTAGCTTTTTAATGGAAATGAATATTAAAAAAGTTCTTAAAGAGATTGGGGCAGAAGTTGAAGTGGAACATTGCGACTTGACTTCGGCAAAAGGTTACAAGGCAGATATTATTGTAGGGACAAAAGACATTACGGGGCAACTAAACGGATATGCAAAAGAATTGGTTGAACTTAATAATATTTTGGATATGGAGGATATGAAGAAAAAAATTGTAGAAGCATTAGCTAACTTTGAAGGGTAA
- a CDS encoding response regulator transcription factor, whose translation MNILVCDDDVDIVEAISIFLSQEGYNIFKAYDGLQVLEMLERQKVHLVILDIMMPKLDGLQSTLKIRNDYNIPIILVSAKSEDTDKIIGLNFGADDYLTKPFNPLELIARVKSQLRRYTMLGSLEKKKHLCVTGGLVLNLDTKETSIDGENIALTPTELKILTLLMQHMGKVYSIQEIYEYVWEEEAYGAENTVAVHIRRMREKIEIDPKNPKYLKVVWGIGYKIEKYNE comes from the coding sequence ATGAATATTCTTGTATGTGATGATGACGTTGATATCGTTGAAGCGATTAGTATTTTTTTATCGCAGGAAGGGTATAATATATTTAAAGCGTATGACGGATTGCAGGTGCTTGAAATGTTGGAGCGCCAAAAGGTGCACTTAGTCATTTTAGATATTATGATGCCAAAGCTAGATGGATTGCAATCAACGTTAAAAATCCGCAATGATTATAATATTCCAATTATTTTGGTCTCTGCAAAGTCCGAAGATACGGATAAGATTATTGGTCTAAACTTTGGTGCAGACGATTATTTGACAAAGCCTTTTAATCCATTGGAGCTTATTGCCAGAGTGAAATCTCAACTCCGAAGATATACGATGCTTGGAAGTCTAGAGAAAAAAAAGCATCTTTGTGTAACGGGAGGCTTAGTCTTGAATCTAGATACTAAAGAGACGAGTATCGATGGAGAGAATATTGCATTAACACCCACAGAGCTTAAAATACTAACTTTACTTATGCAACATATGGGCAAGGTCTATTCAATCCAAGAGATTTATGAATATGTGTGGGAAGAAGAAGCCTATGGTGCAGAAAACACTGTAGCAGTACATATTCGACGTATGCGGGAAAAAATAGAGATTGACCCTAAAAATCCAAAATACTTAAAGGTGGTGTGGGGCATTGGCTACAAAATCGAAAAATACAATGAGTAA
- a CDS encoding extracellular solute-binding protein, with product MKKIVSLLLVFALILSTTACGNSGTQENTGEKGSNDNKDKETIVIWTQAAPDHPEGKMFADRIEAYNAANPDAMQVEIQNFTRAGSGSGYIDKLNAAITSYQMPDIFTLDGPDVASYVEAGVVRSLDDILDEEFINGFTDAMLGQGTVDGKLYALGYQDSGVVVMYNEDVINELDDEVKALIPGPDEDWTWAEFYQVAQAIDALRDDPSLEDNEHISKLELTVDFLTSDIPKGAYEIAMYFLLPMLWSNGANVVAEDGLTLDGYMNSPETIESLKVFGDFFADELALAIEPEKSFHTGKAAMAIGGFWFINDLTSNYPNTKFRSVRYPKIDAEFEGNYTPSGSWAFVASDTVEAGSEKAEQVGEVLAWLTNDEAAKEYYHAIGAIPGRTDAVSVIDTNTDNPYHNEAWHVLKYQVENTNKARPISVGYPYLSETFARDIIMRIAQNQINDTETIEQYVDDAMKKIDFEFEKYRK from the coding sequence ATGAAAAAAATTGTATCGTTGCTTTTAGTTTTTGCTTTGATTTTATCGACAACAGCTTGCGGGAATAGTGGTACACAAGAGAACACAGGGGAAAAAGGGTCCAATGACAACAAAGACAAAGAAACTATTGTGATTTGGACACAGGCAGCACCAGACCATCCAGAAGGTAAAATGTTTGCCGACCGAATTGAGGCCTATAATGCGGCGAATCCAGATGCGATGCAAGTGGAGATACAAAACTTCACTCGCGCAGGTTCAGGTTCAGGGTATATTGATAAACTTAATGCAGCTATTACGTCGTATCAAATGCCAGACATCTTTACATTAGATGGCCCAGATGTAGCGTCCTATGTCGAAGCAGGTGTTGTTCGCAGTTTAGATGATATCTTAGACGAAGAGTTTATTAATGGATTTACAGATGCTATGTTAGGTCAAGGAACAGTTGATGGAAAGTTATATGCGCTAGGTTATCAAGACTCCGGTGTTGTCGTTATGTATAACGAAGACGTCATTAATGAACTGGATGACGAGGTGAAGGCTTTGATTCCTGGACCAGATGAAGACTGGACATGGGCTGAATTCTATCAAGTCGCACAAGCAATAGATGCGCTTCGCGATGATCCTAGTCTTGAAGATAATGAGCATATCAGTAAGCTTGAATTGACAGTAGACTTTTTAACCAGTGATATTCCAAAAGGTGCGTATGAGATTGCTATGTATTTCTTGTTGCCAATGCTTTGGTCTAATGGAGCAAATGTTGTTGCAGAGGACGGTTTGACACTCGATGGTTATATGAATAGTCCAGAGACAATAGAATCCTTAAAAGTATTCGGTGACTTTTTCGCCGATGAACTGGCTCTTGCCATAGAACCTGAAAAAAGCTTTCATACAGGAAAAGCAGCGATGGCGATTGGTGGATTTTGGTTTATTAATGATTTAACCAGCAACTATCCAAATACAAAATTCCGTTCCGTGCGCTATCCAAAAATAGATGCAGAATTTGAAGGGAACTATACACCATCAGGAAGTTGGGCTTTTGTTGCATCTGATACGGTAGAAGCTGGCAGCGAAAAAGCAGAGCAAGTAGGAGAGGTCTTGGCATGGTTAACTAATGATGAAGCGGCGAAGGAATATTATCATGCAATTGGCGCCATCCCAGGGCGTACCGATGCTGTATCTGTTATTGATACGAACACAGACAATCCATATCATAACGAAGCGTGGCATGTATTAAAATATCAAGTGGAAAATACCAATAAAGCGCGTCCGATAAGTGTAGGCTATCCATATCTTTCAGAGACCTTTGCCCGAGATATTATTATGCGCATCGCTCAAAACCAAATCAACGATACAGAGACCATCGAACAATATGTCGATGATGCAATGAAAAAAATTGATTTTGAATTTGAAAAATATAGAAAATAA